The Ancylobacter sp. SL191 nucleotide sequence AGGGGCGACTCGGCCGGAATTTTGGTCGACAATATCCCATGGCCGACCCGAACCACGCCAACATAAGCGGGTACGGCCCCCAAGGAGCAAGAGATGAGCATCAACGGCGAAATCCCCGTGCGTGACAACCGCGCCGCCGACCGTTTCGAGATCGAGCAGGACGGCCACCTCGCCGTCGCCCAGTATATTCTGGCCCCGGACCACATCATCTTCACCCATACGGAAGTGCCGCCGGAACTCGGCGGGCGCGGCATCGCCACGCGCCTCGTCGAGGCGGGCCTCGCCAGCGCGCGCCAGCGCGGCCTCTCCGTGGTGCCGCGCTGCTCAGTCTTCGGCCGCTACATGATGAAGCGCCCGGAGACGCACGACCTGATGGCGCCGGAGATCCGCGCGACGCTCGGCCTCGCCTGACACCGGCCGCGCCGGACGCCGGGGCACGCTGGGGGCGGGTGACATCCGCGCCACAGCTCCGGGGAAAACCTGCCGCTTCATACCCTTCATTAACGCTGTGCTCCTAACCATGGAGCACGGCCGAAGGGGGCGCCCGCCCGCCCTTCGCGGCCGGTGCACCACGGTATTCAGCGGCAAAGGTTCTGGCGTCCATGCGTACCCCGGCGCGTCCGTCCGACACGAACGAGAGCAAGCCTTCCGAGGCCAGCGAGAGCGCGCCGCGCGTCCTCTCGCGGGCCAACCCCAAGCCCGTCTTCGCCCCGCCCCCGCCAAAGGGCGCCAAGGGGGTGAACACGGCCGTGCCGGTGCCGGCCCGCGTTCTGGTGCCGAGCTGGTTGCAGCCCTTCACCCTGCCGTCCAACACCCGTTTCACCCGCACGCCGGATTATCTGCTGCGCAAGCCCGCGCCGGAGCCGGTGAAGGCCGAACCCTCGCTGGAGAGCGCCGCGCTCGACACCACGGCGCTGGTGCCGCCGCGCCCCTCGCAGACGCCGGTGCTGCGCGTGCCGCCGCGCAAGCCGCCGCTGGGCGCGATTCCCAAGCCGCTGATCGCCGCCGACGCGCGCCGCGCGCTCGCCGCGCAGGAAGACGCGCTGCGCCAGGCCGCCGGGCAGGCGGCGGAGAAGGCGGCCGGGCAGGCGGCCGAGCACGCTGCGGAAACGGCGATCGAGGCCGCCATCCCGGCGTTGCAGGTGATCGAGACCCTCGCGCCGGTCGCGGTCGCCGTGCCGGTGGCCACGCCGGTCGTCGCTGCGCCTGCCGTCCCCGCGCCCGCCGCCGAGCTGACGCCGCCGCTGGCCGCCAATGATCGCGCCGCCACCGCGCCGCGCCCGTCGCCCGTCACCGCGCCGTCCTCGATCCGCCAGATCGCCGGCATGATCCAGCTCGGCTGGGACGTGCCGCCGGTCGGCTCGACGCAGCAGGATGTCGCGCCGAGCGAGGATGTCTGGTTGGAGGACGCCGAAGCGTTCGAGGCCCTGCCCTTCGCCGACGCCTATGAGGCGCCCGAGGCGGCGGACCACGCGGCCCCATTGCCGGAACTGCTGGCCGCACCCGTGAATGCCGCCGCCGACGAAGCCGTCTGGGGTTCCCTCGCCGGCTTTGACGAGCTGATCGAGGACAGCCTCGGCGACGCGACCTCCGACGACGCCACGCCCGAGGAAACCTCCGTCGAGGAAGCCGTCTCCGAGGATGCCCCCGCCGAGTGGACGGCCTCCGTGCTGCCGAGCCTCGGTGGCTATACTGTCGCGCCGGCGGAAGTCTCGTTCTCCTGGCCGAGCTTCGCTCTGGTGCCCGCCGCCGAGCCCACGCCGCCGCCGGCCCCCGCCCCGGTCGTCGCCGCCCCTGTTGCCGTTATCGCGCCGGTCGCGCCCGCCCCGGTGGCTGCGCGTCCCGCACCGACGCCGCGCCCGGCGGCGCTGCCCGATAGCGACACCTATGAACTGCCCCCGCTCGACCTGCTGGCCGAGCCGCCGGAGACCGAGCCGGACTATGAGCTGTCGGAAGAATTCCTCGACCGCAATTCGGTGAAGCTGCAGCAGGTGCTGCATGATTTCGGCGTGCGCGGCGAGATCATCGACGCCAATCCCGGCCCGGTGGTCACGCTCTATGAGCTGGAGCCGGCGCCCGGCATCAAGTCCAGCCGCGTCATCGGCCTGTCCGCCGACATCGCCCGCTCGATGAGCGCGGTTTCCGCCCGCGTTGCCGTGGTGGAAGGGCGCAATGTCATCGGCATCGAACTGCCGAACCAGCGCCGCGAGACGGTGTGGCTGCGCGAGATGCTGGCGAGCCATGAATATGAGGCGGCCAAGGCCAAGCTCGCCATCGCGCTCGGCAAGACCATTGGCGGCGAGGCGGTGATTGTCGACCTCGCCCGCATGCCGCATCTGCTGGTCGCCGGCACCACCGGATCGGGCAAGTCGGTCGCCATCAACACAATGATCCTGAGCCTGCTCTACCGGCACCGCCCGGACCAGTGCCGGTTGATCATGATCGACCCGAAGATGCTGGAACTCTCGGTCTATGAGGGCATCCCGCATCTGCTCACCCCCGTCGTCACCGACCCGAAGAAGGCGATCGTCGCCCTCAAATGGGCGGTGCGCGAGATGGAGGAGCGCTACCGCAAGATGAGCCGCCTCGGCGTGCGCAACATTGATGGTTTCAACGCCCGCGTCGCGGAAGCGGCCGGCAAGGGCGAGATCATCACCCGCACGGTGCAGAAGGGTTTTGACCGCGAGACCGGGGAGATCATCGAGGAGGAGGAGATCATGGATCTCGCTCCCCTGCCCTACATCGTCATCGTCGTCGACGAGATGGCCGACCTGATGATGGTCGCCGGCAAGGAGATCGAGGGCGCGATCCAGCGCCTCGCCCAGATGGCCCGCGCCGCCGGTATCCACCTCATCATGGCGACGCAGCGCCCGAGCGTCGATGTCATCACCGGCACCATCAAGGCGAACTTCCCGACCCGCATCTCTTTCCAGGTGACGAGCAAGATCGACTCGCGGACCATTCTCGGCGAGATGGGCGCCGAGCAGCTGCTCGGCCAGGGCGACATGCTCTACATGGCCGGCGGCGGGCGCATCTCGCGCGTCCACGGCCCCTTCGTCTCCGACCAGGAAGTCGAGCGCGTGGTCGAGCACCTGAAGTGCCAGGCGCGGCCGGAATATCTCGACGAGGTGACGGCCGAGGAAGAGGACGAGCCGATCCCGGACGATGCCGCCGTGTTCGACAAGAGCGCGATGGGGGAGGAGCCGGGCGAGGTCTATGATCAGGCGGTAGCCGTGGTGCTGCGCGACAAGAAGGCGTCGACCTCCTACATCCAGCGCCGCCTGCAGATCGGCTATAACCGCGCCGCTTCCATCATGGAGCGGATGGAGAATGAGGGCATCGTCGGCCCGGCCAACCATGCCGGCAAGCGCGAGATCCTCCGCGAGAACCGCTGATTTCAAGAAGCGCTGAACGCGGCGTCCGCGTTCACGCCATGATCGCCGCCCAGATCGCCAGCAGCGCGCCCATCACCACCACCGCGCCGGCCAGCACATAGGCGGCGCGGCGGTTGCCGCCCCGGCCATGGCGGGGCGCGGCGGGGGCGCCCGGCATCTGGCCGGGAAGGCTGTCCTGCGCCTCGTCATTATAGGGCCGGCCTTCCTCGCCGGTATCGCCCGGCGGCGGCTCGCGCCCGGCCCCGCCTTCGGTGGCGCGGGCGAGCGCCACGCGCTCGGCGGTCGGCGGCGTGCCGGCTGCCTCGTCATCCGTGCCAAGCGGCGCCGCCGCCGGGTCGGAGAACGGCACCTTGTCGCCGGCCTTGCCCCGGTCGATATCCGCGCGCAGTCGATCCGCCGTCGTCATATCTGTCCCGCCTGCTGTGGTTCCCAAGGGTAACGGCCCGTTGCTGCCGCGGTTCCTCCGGGCGTTTTCGCCCATGACCCGCCGGCAATGTGCAGAAATGCGGGCACAGAGGCGCGCCGACGCCCCTTTCGCAATGCAGCGCGGGAGATTAGGTGTGGGGGCAATCCGCCGCCGGCCCGGTCCGGCTCCCGACGCGATCGTGCCGAGAGGACAGATCATGCTCACCGTCTCCTATCCCGACGTCCAGCTTTTCATTGATGGCCAGTGGCGGGGAGGCAGCGGGCACGGGGACAAGCCGGCGACGCAGCCCATCGTCAACCCGGCGACCGAGGAAGTCATCGGCACGCTCGCTCATGCCAGCAAGGCCGATCTCGACGCGGCGCTCGCCGCCGCCGAGAAGGGCTTCGCCACCTGGCGCCACACCGCCCCGCATGAGCGCTACAAGCTGATGCGCAAGGCCGCCGAGCTGCTGCGCGAGCGGGCGGAAGAGATTTCCCGCATCATGACGCTGGAGCAGGGCAAGCCGGTCGCGGAAGCCCGCGTCGAGACGCTCGCCGCCGCCGACATCATCGACTGGTTCGCCGAGGAAGCCCGCCGCCAGTATGGCCGCCTGATCCCCGCGCGCGGCGCCGGCATCCAGCAGATTGTCCACCGCGAGCCGGTCGGCGTCGTCGCCGCCTTCACGCCGTGGAACTTCCCGATCAACCAGGCGGTCCGCAAGGTCTCGGCCGCGCTCGCCGCCGGCTGCGCGGTGATCCTCAAGGGCCCGGAAGAGACGCCGGCGAGCTGCGCCGCCCTCATCAAGGCCTATGAGGATGCCGGCCTGCCCAAGGGCGTGGTCAACCTCGTCTTCGGCATTCCCTCGGAGATTTCCGAGTACCTGATCCCGCACCCGGTGGTGAAGAAGATCTCGTTCACCGGCTCCACCGTGGTCGGCAAGCAGCTCGCCGCGCTGGCGGGCCTGCACATGAAGCGCGTCACCATGGAGCTCGGCGGCCACGCCCCGGCCGTGGTGTTCGAGGATGCCGATGTCGAGGTGGCGGTGAAGCTGCTCTCGAGCGCGAAGTTCCGCAATGCCGGCCAGGTCTGCGTCTCCCCGACCCGCTTCCTCGTGCATCAGGACATCTATGAGCGCTTCGTCGACGGCTTCACCGAGGCGGTGAAGACCGTGAAGGTCGGCAACGGGCTCGATGAGAGCGTGCGCATGGGCCCGCTGGCCAATGCCCGCCGCGTCGAGGCCATGGAGGCGCTGACCGCCGACGCCGTGGCCAAGGGCGCGACGCTGCGCACCGGCGGCGCGCGTATCGGCAATAAGGGCTATTTCTTCCAGCCGACCGTGCTGACCGACCTGCCGGCCGATGCCCGCATCCTCAATGAGGAGCCCTTCGGCCCGGTCGTGCCGATCCAGCCCTTCTCCTCCATGGAGGCGGTGATCGCCGAGTCCAACCGCCTGCCCTATGGGCTCGCGGCTTACGCCTACACCACCTCCGGCCAGCGCGCCGACGAGTTCGCCCGCCGGGTGGAGAGCGGCATGGTGTCGATCAACCATCACGGCCTCGCCCTCCCCGAAGTGCCGTTCGGCGGCATCAAGGATTCGGGCTACGGCTCGGAAGGCGGCATCGAGGGCATGGAAGCCTATGTGAACACCAAGTTCGTCACCCAGCTCGGGGTCTGATCCCGCGCCGACGTTACGAAAAGCAGGCTCGGCAGCGGGTGCGGTATGGGGTAACAAGGTAATGCCCCGCCGCACCCGCTGTGTTCATGGACCTCACCGTCTTCCTCGTGATGCTCGTCTCCGCCGCCACCCAGGCGGGCTGGAACGTCATCCTCAAGATCCGGCTCGATCCGTTCGGCGCGCTGGTGCTGGTCGGCATCTGCGGGGGCGTCGCCGCTTTGCCCTTCGCGTTGTGGTTCGGCCTGCCGGGCCTCGACGTGCTGCCCTGGATCGGGCTCTCGGTCTGCTGCCACCTGTCCTATTACGCCTTCATAATCGGCGCCTATAGCCGGGCCGATCTCGGCATGGCCTACCCGGTCGCGCGCGGCAGCGCCCTGTTGATGACCGCCGGCATCTCCATCTTCATCATGGGCGAGGCGATCTCGCCGGTCGGCATGGTCGGCATCCTGCTTCTCGCCTCCAGCATCCTCATCGTCGGCCGCCACGCTTTCGATCGCCATGCGCTCGGCCAGCGGCTCGAAGGGCGCGCGCTGCTGCTGGCGCTCGGCTCGGGCGTCGCGGCCACCGCCTTCACCATCGTCGACGGCACCGCCGCACGAGTGACCGAGCAGGCCAATCTCTACACAACCTGGCTGTTCGTGGCGGATGCGGTGGTCATCACCATCCTCCTGCTGTCGTGGAAGGGCCGGCGGGCGGTGGCGCCCCTGCTCACCTTCCTGCCCTGGGGGCTTCTGGGCGGGGCGATGCTGTTCGTGAGCTACTGGCTCTCGGTCTGGGCAATGACGCAGGCGCCCATCGGGCTGGTGACGGCGGTGCGCGAATCCAGCGTGCTGTTCGGCGCCATTCTCTCGGTGACGCTGCTGCGCGAGCCCTTGCGGGCCGACCGGGTGATCGCCGCCCTGCTCGTGGTGGGCGGCCTCGCGCTGATCAAGCTGTTCTGAATTTTCCCGCCGCCGGCTAAGGAATCAGCTAACGAGGCGGGGTCTTCCACCTGCCGGCAGTGTCATGGAACCCAGCGTGTTTCTGGCGGTCATCGCCGCCGCCGCCATGCATGCCGGCTGGAACGCCATTCTCAAGATCCGGCTCGATCCGCTGGTCGCGGTGGTGCTCATCACCGCCGCGTGCAGCGCCATCGCCTTGCCCGCCGCCCTGTGGTTCGGCCTGCCCCCGCTGCATGTCTGGCCATGGATCGCCGGCTCCATCGCCGTCCATCTGTTCTATTATCTCACCCTCACCGGCGCCTATCGCCGCGCCGATATGGGTTTCGTCTACCCGCTGGCGCGCGGCGGCTCGCCGCTCATCACCACGCTGTTCTCGCTGGTACTGCTGGGCGAGCCGATCGACGCGCAGGGCGTGCTCGGCGTCGTCGTGCTGGCGGCCGGCGTGCTCGCCATCGCCTGGCGACCCAAGGGTGGCGGGTTCGACGGGCGCGCGCTCGCCCTTGCCCTCGCCTGCGCGCTGAGCATCGCGGTCTATTCGGTCATCGACGGGCTCGGCGCTCGCTCCGCCGGCAGCCCGCATCTCTATTCGGCCTGGCTGTTCCTGCTGGAAGGGCCCTGCGTGCTCACCGTGGCGCTGCTCCGGCTCGGCCCCGCCGCGCTGCGCCCGGCGACCGGCTTCGTGGTGCCGGGCATCTTCGGCGGGGCGATGTCGCTCTCGGCCTATTGGATCACCATCTGGGCGATGACCAAGGCGCCCATCGGTCTTGTCTCGGCCGTGCGGGAATCCAGCGTCATGTTCGCCGCGCTCATTGCCGTGGTGGTGCTGCGCGAGCCGCTTAAGCTGGAGCGGCTCGGGGCGGCCGGGCTCATCGTGCTCGGGCTCGCCCTCATCAAGCTGCATTAGAGCCGGCGCCCCGGCGTGTGTTCCGGGCGTTCCTGTGCTTTTTTGCCGGGATGACCGAGCGCCCTACCCCCGCGATTCGACCCACCGTGCCCGATGATGCCTTTGCCGGGCCGCTGGCGCTCATCCGCGAGGGCGCTCCACTGGTGATGGTGATCGGTGGCGCGGGCACCGGCAAGACGACCTTCCTGCAGGCGCTGCGCCGGCAGGGCGGCAGCAAGCAGGCGTTTCTGGCGCCCACCGGCGTTGCCGCCTTGCAGCTCGGCGGGCAGACCATTCATTCCTTCTTCGGCCTGCCGCCGCGCCTCATCGACCCCGATCAGGTGAAGCCGCGCGCGCCCAAGCGCACGCTGATGAAGAAGCTGGAGCGGCTCATCATCGACGAGGTGTCGATGGTGCGTGCCGATGTGCTCGACGCGGTCGACCGCTCGCTGCGCATCGCCCGCAATGACCCCACGCCCTTTGGTGGCGTGCAGGTGATCCTGGTCGGCGATTTCCTCCAGCTCCCGCCCGTGGTGCCGCAGGCCGAGCGGGAGATCCTCGGCCATCTCGGCTATGAGGGGCCGTTCGCCTTCGACGCGCGGGTGCTGCGCGAGGTTGACATCACCCGCCTGCCCTTCCGCCAGGTCTACCGGCAGAGCGACGCCACCTTCGTCGATCACCTCGCGGACCTGCGCGCCGGCCGCAACATGATGCGCGCCATCGATGCCATCAACGGCGCCTCCTTCCGCGAGCATCGCCCCGGCCGCATCCCGGTCGTGCTGGCGCCGACCAATATGCGGGTGGACGGCTATAACCGCCACGGCATGGACGGGCTGGTCGAGGCTGGCCGCATCTATGAGGGGCGCAGCGAGGGCGAGTTCGACCTCGCCAATGATCGCCTGCCCGTGCCGGAACTGCTGGTGCTCAAGGTCGGCGCTCGCGTCATGGCGGTGCGCAACGATCCCGAGCGGCAATGGGTCAATGGCTCGGTCGGCTCGGTGATCGGCCTCGCCCCGGACCGCGCCTTCGTCCGGCTCGACGCCGGCGGGGTGGTGGAGATCGAGCGCACGAGCTGGGAGCGCATCCGCTACGACTGGAGCGAGACCACGGGGAAGATCGAGGCCAAGGTGGTCGGCAGCTACACCCAGCTTCCCCTCGTCCCGGCCTGGGCCGTCACGGTCCACAAGGCGCAGGGCCTGACGCTGGAAGATGCGCGCATCGACTTCGACAGCGGCGCCTTCGCCGCCGGCCAGGCCTATGTCGCGCTCTCGCGTGCCCGCTCACTGGAAGGGCTCTCGCTCGCGCGGCCCTTGCGCGCCTCCGACATCCGCATCGACCGGCGGGTCGCCGCCTTCACGGCGGCGTTCGAGGCGGGGCTGCCGCCCGACGCCATCGGCTGATCCGACTCCGCTCGGGAACGGCATCACATTTATTAATACAAAATTAATTGCAATTTCCTCCCATCCTACGGAAGGTAGCGCGG carries:
- a CDS encoding GNAT family N-acetyltransferase, which gives rise to MSINGEIPVRDNRAADRFEIEQDGHLAVAQYILAPDHIIFTHTEVPPELGGRGIATRLVEAGLASARQRGLSVVPRCSVFGRYMMKRPETHDLMAPEIRATLGLA
- a CDS encoding EamA family transporter codes for the protein MEPSVFLAVIAAAAMHAGWNAILKIRLDPLVAVVLITAACSAIALPAALWFGLPPLHVWPWIAGSIAVHLFYYLTLTGAYRRADMGFVYPLARGGSPLITTLFSLVLLGEPIDAQGVLGVVVLAAGVLAIAWRPKGGGFDGRALALALACALSIAVYSVIDGLGARSAGSPHLYSAWLFLLEGPCVLTVALLRLGPAALRPATGFVVPGIFGGAMSLSAYWITIWAMTKAPIGLVSAVRESSVMFAALIAVVVLREPLKLERLGAAGLIVLGLALIKLH
- a CDS encoding ATP-dependent DNA helicase, translated to MPDDAFAGPLALIREGAPLVMVIGGAGTGKTTFLQALRRQGGSKQAFLAPTGVAALQLGGQTIHSFFGLPPRLIDPDQVKPRAPKRTLMKKLERLIIDEVSMVRADVLDAVDRSLRIARNDPTPFGGVQVILVGDFLQLPPVVPQAEREILGHLGYEGPFAFDARVLREVDITRLPFRQVYRQSDATFVDHLADLRAGRNMMRAIDAINGASFREHRPGRIPVVLAPTNMRVDGYNRHGMDGLVEAGRIYEGRSEGEFDLANDRLPVPELLVLKVGARVMAVRNDPERQWVNGSVGSVIGLAPDRAFVRLDAGGVVEIERTSWERIRYDWSETTGKIEAKVVGSYTQLPLVPAWAVTVHKAQGLTLEDARIDFDSGAFAAGQAYVALSRARSLEGLSLARPLRASDIRIDRRVAAFTAAFEAGLPPDAIG
- a CDS encoding NAD-dependent succinate-semialdehyde dehydrogenase; protein product: MLTVSYPDVQLFIDGQWRGGSGHGDKPATQPIVNPATEEVIGTLAHASKADLDAALAAAEKGFATWRHTAPHERYKLMRKAAELLRERAEEISRIMTLEQGKPVAEARVETLAAADIIDWFAEEARRQYGRLIPARGAGIQQIVHREPVGVVAAFTPWNFPINQAVRKVSAALAAGCAVILKGPEETPASCAALIKAYEDAGLPKGVVNLVFGIPSEISEYLIPHPVVKKISFTGSTVVGKQLAALAGLHMKRVTMELGGHAPAVVFEDADVEVAVKLLSSAKFRNAGQVCVSPTRFLVHQDIYERFVDGFTEAVKTVKVGNGLDESVRMGPLANARRVEAMEALTADAVAKGATLRTGGARIGNKGYFFQPTVLTDLPADARILNEEPFGPVVPIQPFSSMEAVIAESNRLPYGLAAYAYTTSGQRADEFARRVESGMVSINHHGLALPEVPFGGIKDSGYGSEGGIEGMEAYVNTKFVTQLGV
- a CDS encoding DMT family transporter; its protein translation is MDLTVFLVMLVSAATQAGWNVILKIRLDPFGALVLVGICGGVAALPFALWFGLPGLDVLPWIGLSVCCHLSYYAFIIGAYSRADLGMAYPVARGSALLMTAGISIFIMGEAISPVGMVGILLLASSILIVGRHAFDRHALGQRLEGRALLLALGSGVAATAFTIVDGTAARVTEQANLYTTWLFVADAVVITILLLSWKGRRAVAPLLTFLPWGLLGGAMLFVSYWLSVWAMTQAPIGLVTAVRESSVLFGAILSVTLLREPLRADRVIAALLVVGGLALIKLF
- a CDS encoding DNA translocase FtsK, whose protein sequence is MRTPARPSDTNESKPSEASESAPRVLSRANPKPVFAPPPPKGAKGVNTAVPVPARVLVPSWLQPFTLPSNTRFTRTPDYLLRKPAPEPVKAEPSLESAALDTTALVPPRPSQTPVLRVPPRKPPLGAIPKPLIAADARRALAAQEDALRQAAGQAAEKAAGQAAEHAAETAIEAAIPALQVIETLAPVAVAVPVATPVVAAPAVPAPAAELTPPLAANDRAATAPRPSPVTAPSSIRQIAGMIQLGWDVPPVGSTQQDVAPSEDVWLEDAEAFEALPFADAYEAPEAADHAAPLPELLAAPVNAAADEAVWGSLAGFDELIEDSLGDATSDDATPEETSVEEAVSEDAPAEWTASVLPSLGGYTVAPAEVSFSWPSFALVPAAEPTPPPAPAPVVAAPVAVIAPVAPAPVAARPAPTPRPAALPDSDTYELPPLDLLAEPPETEPDYELSEEFLDRNSVKLQQVLHDFGVRGEIIDANPGPVVTLYELEPAPGIKSSRVIGLSADIARSMSAVSARVAVVEGRNVIGIELPNQRRETVWLREMLASHEYEAAKAKLAIALGKTIGGEAVIVDLARMPHLLVAGTTGSGKSVAINTMILSLLYRHRPDQCRLIMIDPKMLELSVYEGIPHLLTPVVTDPKKAIVALKWAVREMEERYRKMSRLGVRNIDGFNARVAEAAGKGEIITRTVQKGFDRETGEIIEEEEIMDLAPLPYIVIVVDEMADLMMVAGKEIEGAIQRLAQMARAAGIHLIMATQRPSVDVITGTIKANFPTRISFQVTSKIDSRTILGEMGAEQLLGQGDMLYMAGGGRISRVHGPFVSDQEVERVVEHLKCQARPEYLDEVTAEEEDEPIPDDAAVFDKSAMGEEPGEVYDQAVAVVLRDKKASTSYIQRRLQIGYNRAASIMERMENEGIVGPANHAGKREILRENR